A part of Haloarchaeobius sp. HME9146 genomic DNA contains:
- the udk gene encoding uridine kinase, whose protein sequence is MTIPTFVIGIAGGTGAGKTTVAREVADTVGEAVTRIPLDNYYQDNSDLEMAEREALNYDHPDAFEWELLIEQLDSLLMGQPIEMPQYDFSVHNRKEETVTVEPSTVIVVEGIFALYDDAITDMCDLRVYVETDADVRILRRIRRDVIERERELAGVIDQYLSTVKPMHEQFVEPTKKNADVIIPEGANQMAVDLLTEKVEAETDTAAGDPEDRRSWERAVHEDRTTVEPTEQPVEDADSRSTR, encoded by the coding sequence ATGACCATCCCGACGTTCGTAATCGGCATCGCGGGCGGGACGGGGGCAGGCAAGACGACTGTCGCCCGCGAAGTCGCCGACACGGTGGGCGAGGCCGTGACACGGATTCCACTCGACAACTACTACCAGGACAACTCCGACCTCGAGATGGCCGAGCGCGAGGCGCTCAACTACGACCATCCCGACGCGTTCGAGTGGGAGCTGCTCATCGAACAGCTCGACTCGCTGTTGATGGGCCAACCCATCGAGATGCCCCAGTACGATTTCTCGGTCCACAACCGCAAGGAGGAGACGGTGACCGTCGAGCCATCCACCGTCATCGTCGTCGAGGGCATCTTCGCGCTCTACGACGACGCCATCACCGACATGTGTGACCTTCGGGTGTACGTCGAGACCGACGCCGACGTGCGCATCCTCCGGCGCATCCGGCGCGACGTCATCGAGCGCGAGCGCGAACTCGCCGGCGTCATCGACCAGTACCTCTCGACGGTCAAACCGATGCACGAGCAGTTCGTCGAGCCCACCAAGAAGAATGCGGACGTCATCATCCCCGAGGGCGCGAACCAGATGGCCGTCGACCTGCTGACCGAGAAGGTCGAAGCCGAGACCGATACGGCTGCCGGCGACCCCGAGGACCGTCGGTCGTGGGAGCGGGCAGTTCACGAGGACCGTACCACCGTCGAACCGACGGAACAGCCGGTCGAGGACGCCGATTCCCGGTCGACGCGTTGA
- a CDS encoding VIT1/CCC1 transporter family protein, with translation MLRELLGDEVEDSGQYIAEVIYGANDGIVTTFAVVSGVAGAALDPGIVLILGMANLFADGFSMGMSNFLSRRSELDYAEASGTEHVEDGKTPGRTALTTFLAFVVAGWTPLLPYILDTGLLFELSILVTAVAFFAVGASRSLVTDRTWLVNGTEMLVVGMLAASVAYGVGNLLAGLA, from the coding sequence ATGCTTCGGGAACTGCTGGGGGACGAGGTCGAAGATTCGGGCCAGTACATCGCTGAGGTCATCTACGGGGCCAACGACGGCATCGTGACGACGTTCGCAGTCGTCTCTGGCGTCGCAGGCGCTGCCCTCGACCCCGGTATCGTTCTCATCCTCGGGATGGCGAACCTGTTCGCCGACGGGTTCTCGATGGGCATGAGCAACTTCCTGAGTCGGCGCTCGGAACTCGACTACGCGGAGGCATCCGGGACGGAGCACGTCGAGGACGGGAAGACCCCCGGCCGGACCGCGCTGACGACGTTCCTCGCGTTCGTCGTCGCCGGGTGGACGCCACTGCTTCCCTACATCCTCGACACAGGGCTGCTGTTCGAACTCTCCATCCTCGTGACGGCGGTGGCGTTCTTCGCCGTCGGGGCGAGTCGGAGCCTGGTCACCGACCGGACCTGGCTGGTCAACGGCACTGAGATGCTGGTGGTCGGGATGCTCGCCGCGTCGGTCGCGTACGGTGTCGGGAACCTGCTCGCTGGGCTGGCGTGA
- a CDS encoding universal stress protein has protein sequence MESVLVAIDGSPLADRALEYALDRYPDAAITVLHVVDPVEAVYVAEAKGPSEGRSYVQAAREHGEELCATARGLAADRGIEVTTALETGNPAREILRYVEADDVDAIVMGSHGRSGLSRVFLGSVAETVLRRSPVPVTVVR, from the coding sequence ATGGAATCCGTTCTCGTCGCCATCGACGGGTCGCCGTTGGCAGACCGTGCGCTCGAATACGCGCTCGACCGCTACCCCGACGCGGCCATCACGGTCCTCCACGTGGTCGACCCCGTCGAGGCGGTGTACGTCGCCGAAGCGAAAGGTCCCAGTGAGGGTCGCTCGTACGTCCAGGCCGCCAGGGAACACGGTGAGGAGCTGTGTGCCACGGCCCGTGGGCTCGCAGCAGACCGGGGTATCGAGGTGACCACCGCGCTCGAAACCGGGAACCCGGCGCGCGAGATACTGCGATACGTCGAGGCCGACGACGTGGACGCGATCGTCATGGGCAGTCACGGCCGGTCCGGTCTCTCGCGAGTGTTCCTGGGGAGCGTCGCGGAGACGGTGCTCAGACGCTCGCCGGTCCCCGTGACGGTCGTCCGTTGA
- a CDS encoding CBS domain-containing protein, producing MRIKTLVRDVMQQTVESISTEATVRACAARLRDAAVGSLVVTSGGDPVGIVTKSDVVALVASGTDTTTKTAAEIMSSPVVTVPASRSVEHAADLLREEAIDQLVVTEGEALVGVLSVTELSYYLPRFQYEPVVEVEEDWSTSYEDRDDQGLSVGDVVRFSQILTETEVEEFAALSGDTNPLHLDDEYAAGTRFGGRIVHGALASSVISAALARLPGLVIYLSQNLTFRGPVELGDRVTAVCEVIDRVGEDRYRLRTDVFDTDEELVITGEAVVLVDDAPGTD from the coding sequence ATGCGTATCAAGACCCTGGTCAGGGACGTGATGCAACAGACCGTCGAGTCCATCTCGACGGAGGCGACCGTGCGGGCATGTGCGGCGCGACTCAGGGACGCTGCCGTTGGTTCGCTGGTGGTGACGAGCGGGGGTGACCCGGTTGGCATCGTCACGAAGAGCGACGTGGTGGCCCTCGTCGCGTCGGGCACGGACACCACGACGAAGACCGCGGCGGAGATCATGTCGTCGCCGGTGGTCACGGTCCCCGCATCGCGGTCGGTCGAACACGCCGCGGACCTGCTTCGTGAGGAAGCCATCGACCAGCTGGTCGTCACGGAGGGCGAAGCGCTCGTGGGCGTGCTCTCCGTGACGGAGCTTTCGTACTACCTGCCGCGCTTCCAGTACGAACCGGTCGTCGAGGTGGAGGAGGACTGGTCGACGAGCTACGAGGACCGGGACGACCAGGGCCTGAGCGTCGGCGACGTGGTGCGGTTCTCCCAGATTCTGACCGAGACCGAGGTCGAGGAGTTCGCCGCGCTGAGTGGCGATACGAACCCCCTGCATCTGGACGACGAGTACGCGGCCGGGACCCGCTTCGGTGGTCGAATCGTCCACGGCGCGCTCGCCTCGAGCGTCATCAGTGCGGCCCTCGCGCGCCTGCCCGGGCTCGTCATCTACCTGAGTCAGAACCTGACGTTCCGCGGGCCGGTCGAGCTCGGGGACCGCGTGACCGCGGTGTGTGAGGTCATCGACCGGGTCGGCGAGGACCGCTATCGCCTCCGGACGGACGTGTTCGACACCGACGAGGAGCTGGTCATCACGGGTGAGGCGGTCGTCCTCGTGGATGACGCCCCGGGCACGGACTGA
- a CDS encoding class I SAM-dependent methyltransferase family protein, with translation MNVPCVRVERSAGEETRQALAEAGLLSEEYEISAGDDWVYIPVVDRESVPPEYDVVDHDTSTRRTPTTPADILGFDPSLERLGDIAIIDEDDPERAMEIADAIVASDLPLSTVVNRASEIKGELRVRDWDVLVGDDTETVHREYGCGFALDIADVYFSPRLATERHRVVEQVQPGEHVFDMFAGVGPFAIPAAKRGADVVAVDLNERAVEYLRENAERNGVTDRVTAVHGDVRDVAADYEGWADRVLMNLPHSANEFVDTAVALAGDDCVLHFYDIQHEDDRFGPGERAIREAAEPEYEVTVETRQTVRSYAPHEDNVCLDVRLTRA, from the coding sequence ATGAACGTCCCCTGCGTGCGAGTGGAGCGATCCGCCGGCGAGGAGACGCGCCAGGCACTCGCCGAGGCGGGCCTCCTCTCGGAGGAGTACGAGATATCGGCGGGCGACGACTGGGTGTACATTCCGGTGGTGGACCGGGAGTCGGTCCCGCCGGAGTACGACGTCGTCGACCACGACACCTCGACTCGGCGGACGCCGACGACCCCTGCGGACATCCTCGGTTTCGACCCGAGTCTCGAACGGCTCGGCGACATCGCCATCATCGACGAGGACGACCCCGAGCGAGCGATGGAGATCGCAGACGCAATCGTCGCGTCGGACCTTCCGCTCTCGACGGTGGTGAACCGCGCCTCCGAGATCAAGGGCGAGCTGCGGGTGCGAGACTGGGACGTGCTCGTCGGCGACGACACGGAGACCGTCCACCGCGAGTACGGCTGTGGCTTCGCGCTGGACATCGCCGACGTGTACTTCTCCCCCCGGCTGGCCACCGAGCGCCACCGCGTCGTCGAGCAGGTCCAGCCCGGCGAGCACGTCTTCGACATGTTCGCGGGCGTCGGCCCGTTTGCCATCCCGGCCGCCAAGCGCGGGGCCGATGTGGTCGCGGTCGACCTGAACGAGCGCGCCGTCGAGTACCTGCGCGAGAACGCCGAGCGAAACGGCGTCACGGACCGCGTCACTGCGGTCCACGGGGACGTGCGCGACGTGGCTGCGGACTACGAGGGCTGGGCCGACCGCGTCCTGATGAACCTCCCCCACAGCGCGAACGAGTTCGTCGACACCGCGGTCGCGCTCGCCGGCGACGACTGCGTCCTCCACTTCTACGACATCCAGCACGAGGACGACCGCTTCGGGCCGGGCGAGCGCGCCATCCGCGAGGCCGCAGAGCCCGAGTACGAGGTCACCGTCGAGACCCGCCAGACCGTCCGGTCGTATGCGCCACACGAGGACAACGTCTGTCTGGACGTTCGCCTGACGCGGGCCTGA
- the dph5 gene encoding diphthine synthase yields the protein MLTFIGLGLYDERSITVEGAERLQAANRAFAEFYTSKLIGAEVEDLEAYHDIDIEVRDRPGVEQHPDDILDAAESEDVAFLTAGDTMISTTHVDLRLRAQERGIDTRIIHGTTAQTATSSLTGLQNYRFGKATTLPFEYAHGGDDVPESVRRTIDANREQGLHTVVYLDIKVGRGPDGDDPDHEEYMTADYAANLLAEYYPDTLGVVVARAGSPEPLVAADSLSALADREFGDPLHLLVIPGDLHLIEADALRDLAGAPEDLLDV from the coding sequence ATGCTCACCTTCATCGGCCTCGGCCTGTACGACGAGCGTTCCATCACCGTCGAGGGAGCCGAGCGGCTCCAGGCCGCCAACCGTGCCTTCGCGGAGTTCTACACGAGCAAGCTCATCGGCGCGGAGGTCGAAGACCTCGAAGCCTACCACGATATCGACATCGAGGTTCGAGACCGCCCGGGCGTCGAACAGCACCCCGACGACATCCTCGATGCCGCCGAGTCGGAGGACGTGGCGTTCCTGACCGCCGGGGACACGATGATATCCACGACCCACGTCGACCTCCGGCTGCGCGCCCAGGAGCGCGGCATCGACACCCGGATCATCCACGGAACGACCGCCCAGACCGCCACCAGCTCGCTCACCGGCCTGCAGAACTACCGCTTCGGGAAGGCGACCACGCTCCCCTTCGAGTACGCCCACGGCGGCGACGACGTGCCCGAGAGCGTCCGCCGGACCATCGACGCCAACCGCGAGCAGGGCCTGCACACCGTGGTCTACCTCGACATCAAGGTCGGCCGCGGCCCCGACGGCGACGACCCCGACCACGAGGAGTACATGACCGCCGACTACGCCGCGAACCTCCTCGCCGAGTACTACCCCGACACCCTCGGCGTGGTCGTCGCCCGCGCCGGCAGCCCCGAGCCACTCGTCGCCGCGGACAGCCTCTCCGCGCTGGCCGACCGCGAGTTCGGCGACCCGCTCCACCTCCTCGTGATTCCCGGCGACCTGCACCTCATCGAAGCCGACGCGTTGCGCGACCTTGCGGGTGCACCCGAGGACCTGCTCGACGTCTGA
- a CDS encoding BGTF surface domain-containing protein, whose amino-acid sequence MTGNIDKVRSILLATLLVTSVFAGVVAFSGSAVAADDLEDGQRYWAGQVLVNDTVFASSDTVELHRQTDNGWKFETQIVTDADGSISVDTSGLQTDTYRVVAVGDYSKNITFEISNQTYSAESDAVTVENDGDAAQTSFTLDSNRVGYDYRVSASGLTALQVQSVLGGTGTLVDTDDDSENDAVKFTNGSTENVLAADFDGIDPGNYTFTFTVVDTGDTASVDVSVGQAAAGNVQVVDTVIIEQRGDVAAVELDVVGTSQGIVQVGSPDAGYTANVSVTDGDDDGTVTLLVNTYAMGNATGHGDAAYSALDSEDSASIVAGENQTQLPSLIDTGDYTITSHAGTDPAGNAQDVGTLTIRQRDTNALNVWTAPQGTTLQSASDVQDAVTEGTLTRDDTIASGDVLVHELDAEGLDGAIAVQNGGSVTERFFALTGGELSLTVTQTNPDKNRMRKQIDLGPDNTTVVADGANDTYYLVTPTESLEANRSGNWVATEAGDRFEANVTVLESGTLASADQSVTAEFELANREVSFDTDANRELSVVSTANQTISGTSTLAPGSTVQVRVNSDDPLEPFLETGKATVGPNGTWSLDLDFSDVPAGTNFTATAHNSATQLDSVEGQTVGVADIGVSSFDAPSTVTQGENLTVAATVSNTGGTEGTATVEFRFDGDVVESNQVTVAAGDRQTVEFEVTADAEPGTYTHGVYVGDSNATAEMEIIEPDTTTTTTPPTTTTQPPTTTTTPPTTTQPPTTTTAEPDSPQSGQPGFGIGVALVALVAAALLAVRRQN is encoded by the coding sequence ATGACAGGAAACATAGACAAGGTTCGCAGCATCCTGCTGGCGACGCTGCTGGTCACGTCCGTCTTCGCGGGCGTCGTCGCGTTCTCCGGCAGTGCTGTGGCCGCCGATGACCTTGAGGACGGCCAGCGATACTGGGCCGGCCAGGTCCTCGTCAACGATACGGTCTTCGCATCGTCGGACACCGTCGAGTTGCATCGCCAGACGGACAACGGCTGGAAATTCGAGACCCAGATCGTGACGGACGCGGACGGAAGCATCTCCGTCGACACGTCGGGACTCCAGACCGACACCTACCGCGTCGTCGCGGTCGGGGACTACTCGAAGAACATCACGTTCGAGATATCGAACCAGACGTACAGCGCGGAATCTGACGCGGTGACCGTCGAGAACGACGGTGATGCCGCCCAGACGTCGTTCACCCTCGACTCGAACCGTGTCGGCTACGACTACAGGGTCTCTGCGTCCGGGCTCACCGCGTTGCAGGTCCAGAGCGTCCTCGGAGGCACGGGGACGCTCGTCGACACGGACGACGATTCCGAGAACGACGCCGTGAAGTTCACCAACGGTAGCACCGAGAACGTGCTCGCGGCGGACTTCGACGGTATCGACCCCGGGAACTACACGTTCACGTTCACCGTCGTGGACACCGGCGACACGGCCTCCGTGGACGTGAGCGTCGGCCAGGCCGCCGCGGGGAACGTGCAGGTCGTCGACACCGTCATCATCGAACAGCGCGGTGACGTGGCAGCAGTCGAGCTCGACGTCGTCGGAACGAGCCAGGGAATCGTGCAGGTCGGCAGCCCGGACGCGGGCTACACGGCCAACGTCAGCGTCACCGACGGTGACGACGACGGCACCGTGACGCTCCTCGTGAACACGTACGCGATGGGGAACGCCACTGGCCACGGCGATGCGGCCTACAGCGCGCTGGACAGCGAGGACTCGGCTTCCATCGTCGCCGGGGAGAACCAGACCCAGCTCCCGTCGCTCATCGACACCGGCGATTACACCATCACCTCACACGCCGGGACCGACCCGGCCGGCAACGCCCAGGACGTCGGGACGCTCACCATCCGACAGCGCGATACGAACGCCCTGAACGTCTGGACCGCGCCGCAGGGGACCACCCTGCAGTCGGCGTCGGACGTCCAGGACGCAGTCACCGAGGGCACGCTGACCCGTGACGACACCATCGCCTCGGGTGACGTGCTGGTCCACGAGCTCGACGCCGAGGGCCTCGATGGTGCCATCGCGGTCCAGAACGGCGGCTCCGTCACCGAGCGGTTCTTCGCCCTCACCGGTGGCGAACTGTCCCTGACGGTCACGCAGACGAACCCGGACAAGAACCGCATGCGCAAGCAGATCGACCTCGGTCCGGACAACACGACGGTCGTCGCCGACGGGGCGAACGACACGTACTACCTCGTCACGCCCACGGAGAGCCTCGAGGCGAACCGGTCGGGCAACTGGGTCGCGACCGAGGCCGGTGACCGCTTCGAGGCCAACGTCACGGTCCTCGAAAGCGGGACCCTGGCGTCCGCGGACCAGTCGGTCACCGCGGAGTTCGAGCTCGCGAACCGCGAGGTCAGCTTCGATACCGACGCGAACCGCGAACTCAGCGTGGTCTCCACTGCGAACCAGACCATCTCCGGGACGAGCACGCTCGCCCCCGGGTCCACGGTTCAGGTCCGCGTGAACAGCGACGACCCGCTCGAGCCGTTCCTGGAAACTGGGAAGGCGACCGTCGGCCCCAACGGGACGTGGTCCCTGGACCTCGACTTCAGCGACGTGCCCGCGGGCACCAACTTCACCGCGACCGCGCACAACTCCGCGACGCAACTCGACAGCGTCGAGGGCCAGACCGTCGGCGTCGCCGACATCGGCGTCTCGTCGTTCGACGCACCGAGCACGGTCACACAGGGTGAGAACCTCACCGTCGCCGCGACCGTCTCGAACACCGGTGGCACCGAAGGCACCGCGACCGTCGAGTTCCGCTTCGACGGTGACGTGGTCGAATCCAACCAGGTGACGGTCGCGGCCGGCGACAGGCAGACCGTCGAGTTCGAGGTGACCGCGGATGCCGAGCCCGGCACCTACACGCACGGCGTGTACGTCGGTGACTCGAACGCGACCGCCGAGATGGAGATTATCGAACCGGATACGACGACTACGACGACGCCACCGACCACGACGACGCAGCCGCCCACCACCACGACCACGCCGCCGACCACGACGCAGCCGCCCACCACCACGACGGCCGAGCCGGACTCGCCCCAGAGCGGACAGCCCGGCTTCGGCATCGGCGTCGCGCTGGTCGCGCTCGTCGCTGCGGCACTGCTCGCGGTCCGCCGCCAGAACTGA
- a CDS encoding BGTF surface domain-containing protein has translation MTGNKDKARSILLAALMITSVFAGAIAFSGSAAASPLNDGDRYWAGQTIEDTNNIYGANETIELQTDDGTFVSEVLTDSNGNFTIDTTDLTTGDYVLTDNNGTTRNFSVSEQSFSVSAASSTVKAGSNLDFTVESNRANYNYNVTSPDLDDSEVEDIFGTNPQSGSTSKTLTGNFTGVAAGNYTFNFEVVDTGETASVDVTVEEPAAGNVQVVDTIVTEELGDVAAIELDVTGTSNGAVTIGSDDAGYEANLTVEDVNGDGTVTLLVNTYAMGNFTGDGASTFSAEGKDTASVVGQQSQLGSLIDTGDYEITSRAGTSPSDDSQDVATLSIRSRSTNGLDVWTAPADASVSSASDVQSGVADGVITQDSSIAAGDILVHELDAEGLEGAVAVANGSSLTDRFFNVSDVSVEVEQTNPAQNRQPKMIELGADNTTVIADADNNTYYLVTSTDGLMAERSGSWVSVAAGDEYDATVTVLKSGNLASSDEAVSASFDIDSRSVSLDTNANDEVAVSSDTNQTLSGTSTLAAGSDLNIRINSADADNPFLKTGTAKVQADGTWSTNVDFSDVPAGTNFTVSVRDTDRPGGSAEADTADGQVTGAASLSIASLDAPSSVEQGETVTVTAEISNSGGASGTATVEFRFDGDTVASEEVTVAAGATESVEFSLPADVEPGTYTHGVYVGDMSSTAELEVTAPATDTATATATATATATATPTATATATATPTATDAPDTTAEPDSDGQPGFGIGVALVALVAAALLAVRRQN, from the coding sequence ATGACAGGAAACAAAGACAAGGCACGCAGCATCCTGCTGGCGGCGCTGATGATTACGTCCGTATTCGCGGGCGCCATCGCGTTCTCCGGCAGTGCGGCTGCAAGTCCTCTCAATGATGGCGACCGCTACTGGGCGGGCCAGACCATTGAGGACACCAACAACATCTACGGAGCGAACGAAACAATCGAACTGCAGACTGATGACGGTACGTTCGTGAGTGAGGTTCTCACGGACTCCAATGGTAATTTCACCATTGACACGACGGACCTGACGACCGGTGACTACGTCCTTACCGACAACAACGGGACCACCCGGAACTTCAGTGTCTCCGAGCAGAGCTTCTCTGTCTCGGCTGCCTCCAGCACCGTCAAGGCTGGTAGCAACCTCGACTTCACCGTCGAGTCCAACCGTGCGAACTACAACTACAACGTTACTTCCCCGGACCTGGATGACTCTGAGGTTGAGGACATCTTCGGTACCAACCCGCAGTCCGGCTCCACGAGCAAGACGCTCACCGGTAACTTCACCGGCGTTGCAGCGGGCAACTACACGTTCAACTTCGAGGTCGTCGACACCGGCGAGACGGCTTCCGTTGACGTGACCGTCGAGGAGCCTGCCGCAGGTAACGTTCAGGTCGTCGACACGATCGTCACCGAAGAGCTCGGTGACGTTGCAGCTATCGAACTCGACGTGACCGGCACCTCCAACGGTGCTGTCACCATCGGTAGCGACGACGCTGGCTACGAAGCAAACCTCACTGTCGAGGACGTTAACGGCGACGGTACGGTTACCCTCCTCGTCAACACGTACGCGATGGGTAACTTCACCGGCGACGGTGCTTCCACCTTCAGCGCAGAGGGCAAGGACACTGCCTCGGTTGTCGGTCAGCAGAGCCAGCTGGGCTCGCTCATCGACACCGGCGACTACGAAATCACGTCGCGCGCTGGCACCAGCCCGTCTGACGACTCCCAGGACGTTGCGACGCTGAGCATCCGCTCGCGCAGCACCAACGGCCTGGACGTCTGGACCGCGCCTGCAGACGCTAGCGTCTCCTCGGCTTCCGACGTCCAGTCGGGAGTCGCTGACGGCGTCATCACGCAGGACAGCTCCATCGCAGCTGGCGACATCCTCGTCCACGAGCTCGACGCTGAGGGCCTCGAGGGCGCAGTTGCTGTCGCAAACGGTTCCTCCCTCACTGACCGGTTCTTCAACGTCAGTGACGTGTCCGTGGAGGTCGAGCAGACCAACCCGGCACAGAACCGCCAGCCGAAGATGATCGAACTCGGCGCTGACAACACGACGGTCATCGCCGATGCCGACAACAACACGTACTACCTCGTTACCTCGACGGACGGCCTCATGGCCGAGCGCTCGGGTAGCTGGGTCTCCGTCGCCGCTGGCGACGAGTACGACGCAACGGTCACCGTTCTCAAGAGCGGTAACCTCGCCTCCTCTGACGAGGCCGTCTCCGCGAGCTTCGACATCGACAGCCGCTCGGTGTCCCTCGACACCAACGCGAACGACGAGGTCGCTGTGAGCTCCGACACGAACCAGACGCTCTCCGGTACGAGCACGCTCGCAGCTGGCTCGGACCTCAACATCCGTATCAACAGTGCTGACGCCGACAACCCGTTCCTGAAGACCGGCACCGCGAAGGTGCAGGCTGACGGTACGTGGTCGACTAACGTCGACTTCAGTGACGTCCCGGCAGGCACGAACTTCACGGTCTCCGTCCGTGACACTGACCGTCCCGGTGGCTCGGCAGAAGCCGATACCGCTGACGGCCAGGTCACTGGCGCTGCTTCCCTGAGCATCGCGTCCCTCGACGCGCCGAGCTCGGTCGAGCAGGGCGAGACTGTCACCGTCACCGCGGAGATCTCGAACTCCGGTGGCGCATCCGGCACGGCGACCGTCGAATTCCGCTTCGACGGTGACACCGTGGCCTCCGAAGAGGTCACCGTCGCTGCTGGCGCAACCGAGTCCGTTGAGTTCAGCCTCCCGGCTGACGTCGAACCCGGCACGTACACGCACGGCGTGTACGTCGGTGACATGAGCTCCACCGCGGAACTCGAGGTCACTGCCCCGGCAACGGACACCGCAACCGCAACGGCGACGGCAACCGCGACCGCGACGGCAACCCCGACCGCGACCGCGACGGCCACCGCCACCCCGACGGCAACTGACGCACCCGACACCACGGCTGAGCCTGACAGTGACGGCCAGCCCGGCTTCGGCATCGGCGTCGCGCTCGTCGCGCTCGTCGCTGCGGCACTGCTCGCAGTCCGCCGCCAGAACTAA
- a CDS encoding VOC family protein — protein MSATLDHTMLRVEDLEASLEWYQTHLDYEEKGRWEADTFTNVYLGPEDMHDEGAMLELTYNHDDRTYEMGDAWGHIAVRVEDVYDAYDELMTQGVEGYRDPDSCGGSYAFVKDPDGHEVEIVERDHGAKWSLDHTMVRVEDADAAIGWWTRKLDYDLVRRSELDTFALYFMKPEDAPEEAMSMELTYNYDGRSYDQGDSWGHVCVRVDDLDDAWDDLVLRDADDYRDPASCDDMYAFTRTNDGHEVELLERE, from the coding sequence ATGTCAGCGACACTCGACCACACGATGCTGCGAGTCGAAGACCTGGAGGCCTCGCTCGAATGGTACCAGACACACCTGGACTACGAGGAGAAGGGTCGCTGGGAGGCCGACACCTTCACCAACGTCTACCTCGGCCCCGAGGACATGCACGACGAGGGTGCGATGCTCGAACTCACCTACAACCACGACGACCGCACGTACGAGATGGGCGACGCGTGGGGCCACATCGCGGTCCGCGTCGAGGACGTGTACGACGCCTACGACGAACTCATGACCCAGGGCGTCGAGGGCTACCGCGACCCCGACTCCTGTGGCGGCTCCTACGCCTTCGTGAAGGACCCCGACGGCCACGAGGTCGAGATCGTCGAACGTGACCACGGCGCGAAGTGGAGCCTCGACCACACCATGGTCCGCGTCGAGGACGCCGACGCGGCCATCGGCTGGTGGACCCGCAAGCTCGACTACGACCTCGTCCGGCGCTCCGAACTCGACACGTTCGCGCTCTACTTCATGAAGCCCGAGGACGCCCCCGAGGAAGCGATGTCGATGGAGCTGACCTACAACTACGACGGTCGCTCCTACGACCAGGGCGACTCCTGGGGCCACGTCTGCGTGCGCGTCGACGACCTGGACGACGCCTGGGACGACCTCGTCTTGCGCGACGCCGACGACTACCGCGACCCCGCGAGCTGTGACGACATGTACGCGTTCACCCGGACCAACGACGGCCACGAGGTCGAACTCCTCGAACGCGAGTGA
- a CDS encoding TIGR04206 family protein — MGATADTRAALRRIGAILLVVLTPWTAVLANGEFTLVFPWALVDPEPLHVTFLHDYLFRFTGGFASLPPFLQAWPLATLALGAALAAALVAAATGHEDPRLTGGLLALSGITSFRLAFGFLARPNQTAIPVGGLVAIVLAWWVYWPLVRREAYK, encoded by the coding sequence GTGGGAGCCACTGCAGACACCCGCGCGGCCCTGCGCCGAATCGGTGCCATCCTCCTCGTCGTCCTCACCCCGTGGACTGCAGTCCTCGCGAACGGCGAGTTCACGCTGGTGTTCCCCTGGGCGCTGGTCGATCCGGAACCACTCCATGTGACGTTCCTCCACGACTACCTCTTTCGTTTCACCGGCGGATTCGCCAGTCTGCCACCGTTCCTGCAGGCCTGGCCACTGGCCACGCTCGCCCTCGGTGCAGCGCTCGCGGCAGCACTGGTCGCGGCGGCGACCGGTCACGAGGACCCGCGCCTGACCGGTGGCCTGCTCGCGCTCTCTGGCATCACCAGTTTCCGGCTCGCCTTCGGGTTCCTTGCGCGCCCGAACCAGACCGCGATTCCGGTCGGCGGTCTTGTCGCCATCGTCCTCGCGTGGTGGGTGTACTGGCCGCTGGTTCGACGCGAAGCTTACAAATAA